Within the bacterium genome, the region GGGTCCACCATGCCACGATGGCAAAGCAAGGCGCGTGCCAGACGATGTGTCGACCGGCTACTTGAGCAAGAGGAGGCGCATCGCCTCCGTGCGCCCCTTCGCCTCCAGCACCACCAGATAAAGCCCGGAGGGCAGCTCGGAGCCGCGGAACTCCGTGCGATGGATGCCGGCGGCGTGGTATCCCTCGGCCAGCACCTGCAAGCGCTGTCCCACCAAATTATACAGACTCAGTCGGGCAAGGCCGGGGGTGTCCAGACGGAAGCTGATCTGGGCGTCCGGATTGCAGGGATTGGGCAGAATCGACTCCAACGCGGCCGCCTGGGGCCGGCTGGCCGGAGTCAGGGCCGTGGCGCAGGAGGGAAAGGGATCGAACAGGCCGGCGAAGGGAAAGGCGGGTCCAGGCGGATAGACGAGAGAGAAGGGCGCGGGCTGCCAGCTGTGGACAACGGCGCCGGCCTGCAGGTCGATGCGATCGACGGCCCCCCCCTGCAACACGTCGTCGTAGTTGAACACCAGATGAAAGGCCAGCGGCATGCCGTCCGGCCCGAAGATGCCCGTGGCCGGCCAGGGCGCCGGATTGTCGTGGAGGAACATGGTGGCCTGCAACTGGCCGTGGCAGTCCTCGGGAATGAGCGTCGCGTCCAGGTCGATCTGCAGGATGGCCCCGGCGCGCAGGCTCGACACCCCGACGGCCAGCAGTCCGGTCAACAGGAATCTCATGGGTGTCTCCCCCGCTTGGTCAGTCAGAGTATCAAAGGCGCTGCGGGGGAAAAAGTCCGCCCCGCGCCGCGACGCGGGGCGGATCGCATACCCGATTCATGAATGGGTCCGCATCACTTGAGGAAGAGCACCTTGCGCACCTGGACGCCCTGTCGGCACTCCACCGCGATGAAGTAGGTGCCGCTGGCCGAGTGGCGCGGCCGCCAGATGAAGTCGTGGCTTCCCGCCGGCAGGGCTTGGTCGGCCAGCAATGCCACCTGCCGACCCTGCAGGTCCAGCACGGCCAGGCGGACGACATCGGCCGCGGGCAGGTCCAGGCGTAGGCGCGTGGCCGGGTTGAAGGGATTGGGCATGGGCTCGTGCAGCAGGAAAGCGGTGGGCCTCAGGCTGTTGGTGAGATCCAGGAAGCTCAGGTCCCACAGGCAGAGTTCGCCGCCGGCGTTCCAGACGCTGACGCCGTCGCTCACCTCGAGGTGCAGCTGGATGTTCTCGTCGAACCAATCGGACAGGTCGAAGCCGGCCGCCTCGCTGCTCAGCCAGGAGGAGCTGTTGGTGGGCCCGCTCCAGACCTGCACGCCATTGACATGGATGGAGACGGCCACCGTCAGGCTGCCGTCATTGGCCATGAGCAGGCCGATGGAACCGATCGCCCACTCCGGCGCGAAGCCCGTGAGCGAGCCGGGCAAGTGGCCCAGATTGTCCACGGGTCCGCAGGCCGAGGCCTCGCCCGTCACGATGTCCAGCCACATGGCCGAGCCGCCGAGCGCCAGCGGCGGACAGCCGCCACCCGGATCGAGCTGGCACTGGTAGTCGCCCGCCGTGTTGGAGAGGAAGCGCAGCTCCACCGTCTGGCTCTGGCCGCCAGCAAGGTTGTAGGCGCCGCCCGAGACGACGGAGAAGTGCTCGCAGGCGTCCACCACGCTGCCGCTGAGGGTGCCGCCCCCCGTGTTGGTGATGGTGAAGCTCCGGAGCAAGGCGGTGCCGGGGAGGACGCGCCCGAAGTCCAGCTCCGCCACGCTGACCTCGCAGGCGGGCGGCAATTCCACCATGCCCGCGCAGGCCACTGGCCCGCAGCCCTCGCCTGTGCCCACCTGGCAGAGGTGGGTTCCCAC harbors:
- a CDS encoding T9SS type A sorting domain-containing protein translates to MRFLLTGLLAVGVSSLRAGAILQIDLDATLIPEDCHGQLQATMFLHDNPAPWPATGIFGPDGMPLAFHLVFNYDDVLQGGAVDRIDLQAGAVVHSWQPAPFSLVYPPGPAFPFAGLFDPFPSCATALTPASRPQAAALESILPNPCNPDAQISFRLDTPGLARLSLYNLVGQRLQVLAEGYHAAGIHRTEFRGSELPSGLYLVVLEAKGRTEAMRLLLLK